One part of the Xiphophorus hellerii strain 12219 chromosome 17, Xiphophorus_hellerii-4.1, whole genome shotgun sequence genome encodes these proteins:
- the LOC116736656 gene encoding protein mono-ADP-ribosyltransferase PARP12, producing the protein MSKTKVVYYNPAMASAHESDEETFSGSESEVSDESDFESESEQESDSEDDSQVYTKQPCKYYNRGGCKGGASCSYLHVCKYFLTGNCRYGSSCKLNHSLGGRRSFGECASSEDQSAASNPQLTDGRPYQWQINDGKGWRDVENDHIIEAQFSLPHTKSIKIYNTSYGAVCIDFNKIRIYGKNLKVRRLDDGNTVWDWYCTLSRKWRKYGDKNSKGNPGPVKSSDIERKFQSNPKSSFTFTAGGESFQIKFPEMRQVGKKKNRKVTRRPVFRQQQGITGAAHVATSFKKLSVGTKPQWQFEGNVGNWHIFKRRSGTSSECSITSDDIESKYQLNPTDSMKFKINGQPYKLDFGAMIQINQTNNRKRKIRRMLV; encoded by the exons ATGAGTAAAACGAAAGTAGTTTATTATAACCCGGCAATGGCGTCTGCTCATG agtCTGATGAGGAAACTTTTTCTGGAAGCGAATCAGAAGTCAGCGATGAGTCAGACTTTGAGTCGGAGAGTGAGCAGGAGTCGGATTCAGAGGATGACAGTCAG gtTTACACAAAGCAACCCTGCAAATATTACAACCGTGGCGGTTGTAAGGGTGGGGCCAGCTGCTCTTACCTGCATGTGTGCAAGTATTTCCTAACAGGAAACTGCCGCTACGGATCAAGCTGTAAACTCAATCACAGTTTGGGTGGAAGGAGATCATTTGGGGAGTGTGCCAGCTCCGAAGACCAATCAGCAGCAAGCA ACCCCCAACTTACTGATGGTCGACCCTACCAGTGGCAGATAAATGATGGAAAGGGCTGGAGGGATGTTGAAAATGATCATATTATTGAGGCCCAGTTTTCTCTGCCCCACACTAAAAGCATCAAAATATACAACACATCATATGG GGCGGTGTGTATAGATTTCAACAAAATACGAATCTATGGAAAGAACTTGAAGGTGAGGCGCCTGGATGATGGCAACACTGTGTGGGACTGGTACTGCACCTTAAGTCGGAAGTGGAGGAAGTATGGAGACAAG AACTCGAAAGGCAATCCAGGTCCAGTAAAAAGCTCCGACATAGAGAGGAAGTTTCAGAGCAACCCGAAAAGCTCTTTTACTTTCACAGCTGGTGGGGAAAGTTTTCAAATTAAGTTTCCAG AAATGCGACAggtgggaaaaaagaaaaataggaagGTCACACGGCGACCTGTGTTCAGACAACAACAAGGAATAACAGG agcCGCTCATGTAGCCACATCGTTCAAGAAGCTTTCTGTGGGCACCAAACCACAGTGGCAATTTGAAGGAAACGTTGGAAACTGGCATATTTTCAAACGCAGG TCAGGCACTTCGTCTGAGTGCTCCATAACCAGTGATGACATCGAGAGCAAGTACCAGCTAAACCCCACAGACAGCATGAAGTTCAAAATAAACGGACAACCCTACAAGCTGGATTTTGGAG CGATGATTCAGATCAACCAGACAAACAACCGCAAACGCAAGATCAGACGAATGCTGGTGTGA
- the LOC116736658 gene encoding uncharacterized protein LOC116736658, producing the protein MFIQSRMDITAQPDHAYTNTMCDGIIPTEFTYKMSNKEIENFVKLRVSNSYLFSGLRNSSKWAWRAILKHMGLHHRMTHRQASKKFENLKKRYKELKNPPAGVKVVPQSWPFFSLMDDAMEGRLQSSAPILKALPNNSNVSDFLIAPTRKRRKVSNIGVSSAVDEAAGIAEIEVQVYGDEVEAAAAEPAESEEVNGSIPEVDISTNCEPRERKSEQLLMQREKPHQDVAALDRERALLERERAVTERERAVMERERAVMERERAVMEREQVMLEKDRDALRSERLVLEKEKAKWQRLLVQKERTEEITEEDSKVMNSDAVDKRERVLSLLEKLAENI; encoded by the exons ATGTTTATACAAAGCAGAATGGACATAACTGCACAGCCAGATCACGCCTACACCAACACCATGTGTGATGGGATTATCCCGACGGAGTTCACTTATAAAA tgagCAATAAAGAAATAGAAAACTTTGTGAAGTTGCGGGTCTCAAACAGTTACCTGTTCTCTGGATTGAGAAATAGTTCCAAGTGGGCATGGAG GGCCATCCTGAAACATATGGGTTTGCATCACAGGATGACTCATCGTCAAGCCTctaaaaaatttgaaaacctGAAGAAGAGATACAAG GAGTTAAAGAATCCTCCAGCAGGAGTCAAAGTGGTGCCTCAATCATGGCCTTTCTTCTCCCTGATGGATGATGCCATGGAGGGTCGACTGCAGAGTTCAGCTCCTATCCTGAAAGCCCTTCCTAATAACAGCAATGTTAGTGATTTCTTAATAGCACCCACACGCAAAAGGAGAAAGGTTTCCAACATAGGGGTGTCTTCTGCTGTAGACGAGGCAGCAGGTATTGCAGAGATTGAGGTTCAGGTGTATGGAGATGAGGTTGAGGCTGCTGCGGCAGAGCCTGCAGAAAGTGAGGAGGTAAACGGTTCCATTCCAGAGGTGGATATCAGCACGAACTGCGAGCCACGAGAGAGAAAGAGCGAACAGCTGCTTATGCAAAGAGAGAAACCGCATCAGGACGTAGCCGCTCTGGACCGAGAGCGGGCGCTGCTGGAGAGGGAGAGGGCGGTAACGGAGAGGGAAAGGGCTGTgatggaaagagagagagcagtGATGGAGAGGGAACGGGCCGTGATGGAGAGGGAGCAGGTGATGCTGGAGAAGGACAGAGACGCTCTGCGAAGCGAGAGGCTGGttctggaaaaggaaaaagcaaaGTGGCAGAGACTTCTGGTGCAAAAAGAAAGAACGGAGGAGATCACTGAAGAAGACAGCAAGGTGATGAACTCTGATGCAGTggataaaagagagagagttctttctttgttggaaaaattggcagagaacatttaa
- the scyl2 gene encoding SCY1-like protein 2 isoform X2 — translation MESMLNKLKSTVTKVTADVTSAVMGNPVTREFEVGRHIASGGPGLCWRIYNGTKKSTKQEVAVFVFDKKMIDKYQKFDKDQIIDSLKKGVQQLTRLRHPRLLTVQHPLEESRDCLAFCTEPVFASLSNVLGQWDNLPSPVPKDIKEYKLYDVETKYGLLQISEGLSFLHSGVKMVHGNLCPDNIILNKSGAWKIMGFDFSISSINPSDTELKYTCKEWEPNLPPLCLPNPEYLAPEYILSVSCDSTSDMYSLGVIMHAVFNEGKPVIQVNKHDIFKSFSRQLDQLSSMNPALLSKIPEEVREHVKMLLSVSPTVRPDADQMTKIPFFDDVGAVTLQYFDTLFQRDNLQKSQFYKGLPKVLPKLPKRVVVYRILPALTSEFVNPDMVPFVLPNVLLIAEECTKEEYVRLILPDLTPVFKQQEPLQILLIFLQKMDLLLTKTPPDDIKNSVLPMVYRAVEASSVQIQELCLNIIPTFANLIDYPSMKNSLIPRIKSACLQTSSLAVRVNSLVCLGKILEYLDKWFVIDEILPFLQQIPSREPAVLMGVLGIYKCTFTHKKLGIPKEHLATKSLPHLVSLSIDNNLNLNQFNSFMMVIRDMLNRMEAEHKTKLEQLHIMQEQQRSLNITNPGNSTEEIKSPPNSGNQIDDIFGSASVNGKENGSAATPSQPNRVSLTLEEKQRLAKEQEQAAKLRSQQPLAPQAIKPSSSSNSQTKDLTSSLLNSMTSLNSLSMASSARPPPVQGTTVSAFPSSGPMVGPVSNGFNPSMGFQSGGIGMGMRPSGPGLYGGMASTTSTPNFGTLTQNQGPSGLTNRPANMSALDNLFTPNKPKVSLNQIGPQTAPGGGSPWASQFGSAQNTQTPMAVGMGGMPSGFGMQANPFFSPQNFSQPGSAPSMNPGGVKPSASANNDLQDLFG, via the exons ATGGAGTCGATGTTGAACAAGCTGAAAAGCACCGTCACTAAAGTGACAGCAGATGTCACCAGTGCCGTTATGGGCAACCCGGTGACGCGAGAATTTGAGGTTGGCCGACATATCGCGAGCGGAGGTCCTGGCCTTTGCTGGAGGATCTATAATGGCACCAAGAAGTCTACCAAACAG GAGGtagcagtgtttgtgtttgataaGAAGATGATCGACAAGTATCAGAAGTTTGACAAGGACCAAATCATCGATTCCCTGAAGAAAGGAGTGCAGCAGCTGACCAGACTGCGTCACCCGCGCCTCCTGACCGTGCAGCATCCTCTGGAAGAGTCACG GGACTGCTTGGCATTCTGCACAGAGCCAGTGTTCGCCAGTCTGTCCAACGTGCTGGGCCAGTGGGACAACCTGCCCAGCCCCGTGCCCAAAGACATCAAAGAATACAAACTCTATGATGTGGAGACCAAATATGGCTTACTACAG ATCTCGGAGGGTTTGTCGTTTCTTCACAGTGGGGTTAAGATGGTCCATGGCAACTTGTGTCCAGATAATATCATCCTCAATAAGAGCGGAGCCTGGAAGATCATGGGCTTTGACTTCAGCATATCCTCAATTAACCCTTCGGACACTGAG CTGAAGTACACATGTAAAGAGTGGGAGCCCAACCTTCCACCTCTCTGCCTCCCCAACCCGGAGTACTTGGCCCCTGAATACATCCTGTCCGTCAGCTGTGACTCGACCTCCGACATGTACTCTCTCGGAGTCATAATGCACGCCGTTTTCAACGAAGGCAAGCCTGTAATCCAAGTCAACAAGCACGATATTTTTAAGAGTTTCAGCAGGCAGCTGGATCAG CTGAGCAGCATGAATCCAGCACTGCTGAGTAAGATCCCAGAGGAAGTGCGAGAGCACGTCAAGATGTTACTCAGCGTCTCGCCGACAGTCCGACCGGATGCAGACCAGATGACTAAG ATTCCATTTTTCGATGATGTTGGAGCAGTAACGTTGCAGTACTTTGACACACTCTTTCAACGGGACAACCTGCAGAAATCTCAGTTCTACAAAGGTTTACCAAAAGTGCTGCCAAAGCTACCAAAG AGAGTTGTGGTGTACCGCATATTGCCGGCATTGACCTCAGAGTTTGTCAACCCAGACATGGTTCCGTTTGTGCTGCCAAATGTGCTGCTTATTGCCGAAGAGTGCACCAAGGAGGAGTACGTTCGCCTCATCCTGCCTGACCTCACGCCTGTTTTCAAACAGCAGGAGCCTCTCCAG ATCCTGCTAATCTTCCTGCAAAAGATGGACCTTCTGCTGACGAAGACACCGCCAGATGACATTAAGAACAGCGTGCTTCCCATGGTCTACAGGGCTGTGGAGGCTTCCTCAGTTCAGATCCAG GAGCTGTGCCTGAACATCATCCCAACGTTTGCCAACCTGATTGACTATCCGTCCATGAAGAATTCTCTCATCCCGCGCATCAAATCAGCCTGCCTCCAGACGTCCTCTCTCGCT GTGCGAGTGAACTCTCTGGTGTGTCTGGGGAAGATTCTGGAATATCTAGATAAATGGTTTGTCATCGATGAAATCCTTCCCTTCCTTCAGCAGATCCCCTCCAGAGAGCCAGCTGTCCTTATGGGCGTTTTgg GAATCTATAAATGCACCTTTACCCACAAGAAGCTTGGCATCCCCAAAGAGCATCTCGCCACAAAGAGTTTGCCCCACCTCGTCTCTCTTAGTATCGACAATAACCTCAACCTAAATCAG TTTAATTCTTTTATGATGGTAATCCGGGACATGCTGAACCGCATGGAAGCTGAACACAAAACCAAACTGGAGCAGCTGCATATCATGCAAGAGCAGCAGAG GAGTCTAAACATCACAAATCCAGGGAATTCcacagaagaaattaaaagcCCACCAAACTCTGGAAACCAG ATTGACGACATATTTGGCAGCGCAAGTGTTAATGGGAAAGAAAATGGATCTGCTGCAACACCGTCGCAGCCTAACAgg GTTTCTCTGACTCTGGAGGAGAAACAAAGGTTAGCCAAGGAACAGGAACAGGCAGCTAAACTGAGGAGCCAGCAGCCGTTGGCACCTCAGGCCATCAAACCTTCGTCCTCCAGCAACTCACAG ACTAAAGATCTGACCAGCAGCCTGCTCAACAGCATGACGTCTCTAAACAGCCTGTCCATGGCGAGCTCAGCGCGGCCACCCCCAGTACAAGGCACTACCGTGTCTGCTTTCCCCTCTTCCGGTCCGATGGTGGGGCCGGTCTCTAACGGTTTCAACCCCAGCATGGGTTTCCAATCTGGGGGCATTGGGATGGGCATGCGGCCCTCGGGCCCCGGCCTCTATGGAGGAATGGCCTCCACCACCAGCACCCCCAATTTCGGGACTCTGACGCAGAATCAAGGACCGTCTGGGCTGACGAACAGACCGGCCAACATGTCGGCCTTGGACAACCTGTTTACACCCAACAAACCCAAAGTCTCTCTCAACCAAATAGGTCCCCAGACCGCACCTGGAGGCGGTTCCCCCTGGGCAAGTCAGTTCGGGTCGGCCCAGAACACTCAGACTCCGATGGCGGTAGGGATGGGAGGGATGCCCAGCGGGTTTGGGATGCAGGCAAACCCTTTTTTCAGCCCACAGAACTTTTCTCAGCCGGGTTCTGCCCCAAGCATGAACCCAGGCGGAGTGAAACCGAGCGCGTCTGCGAACAATGACCTGCAGGACTTATTCGgctga
- the LOC116736657 gene encoding uncharacterized protein LOC116736657, translating to MSDNHYQWQLLNSNQWLNIDNDHVIETHYCQPGAKGISINTSLGKVFIDFDELKTNNPALRVQRLSLVPQGQEEDIGWYFRDDSLWCEYGSQSSNMSSSSITSKDIETHFTQNPQGVIQFFVGSTGYSLDFSTMTQTNVTTGLRRNLRRRPKFTSSPANIISASFLPLASQSQLYNPSFKWEFMGDEGQWTEYQAHICLLDSAAIEKQYQLNPQGQILFSIRNFSYKLDFARMCQINNNIGTRRSVRRSPDNGAQKNNSSGTNVRWQFQDIDGIWKDYSKSYCQCSVSSPDIELQYQQNQSGIMTFATRRFSYELNFSAMTQRNLSTNATRSVRRLLQ from the exons A TGAGTGACAATCATTATCAGTGGCAACTGTTGAACAGCAATCAGTGGCTGAATATTGACAACGATCATGTGATCGAGACTCACTACTGCCAACCTGGAGCAAAGGGGATCAGCATCAACACAAGTCTAGG GAAAGTTTTTATAGACTTTGATGAACTGAAGACTAATAACCCAGCACTGAGGGTGCAGAGACTGAGCCTCGTCCCTCAGGGTCAAGAAGAGGACATCGGATGGTACTTCAGAGACGACAGCCTGTGGTGTGAATATGGATCACAG AGCTCCAACATGTCATCATCATCCATCACCAGCAAAGACATCGAGACTCATTTCACTCAGAATCCTCAGGGAGTCATTCAGTTCTTCGTTGGCTCGACTGGATACTCACTGGATTTTTCCA CCATGACCCAAACCAACGTCACTACCGGCTTACGCAGAAACTTGCGCAGGCGACCGAAATTCACCTCAAGCCCCGCAAA CATTATCTCTGCTTCATTCCTGCCTCTGGCATCACAATCCCAGTTATACAATCCCAGCTTCAAGTGGGAGTTTATGGGAGATGAAGGACAATGGACAGAATACCAAGCACAT ataTGTTTGCTTGATAGCGCTGCCATTGAGAAGCAATACCAGCTGAACCCACAGGGCCAAATCCTCTTCAGTATCAGAAACTTTTCATACAAACTGGATTTTGCCA GAATGTgccaaattaataataatattgggACAAGAAGAAGCGTGAGGCGGAGTCCGGACAACGGAGCTCAGAAAAATAACAG CTCAGGTACAAATGTCCGTTGGCAGTTCCAAGATATCGATGGGATTTGGAAAGATTATTCCAAA AGTTATTGTCAATGCAGCGTTTCCAGTCCAGACATTGAACTCCAGTACCAGCAGAACCAGTCAGGCATTATGACATTTGCCACCCGCAGGTTCAGCTACGAGCTCAACTTCTCAG CCATGACTCAGAGGAACCTGTCCACAAATGCCACCAGGTCAGTGAGACGACTTCTCCAGTGA
- the scyl2 gene encoding SCY1-like protein 2 isoform X1: MESMLNKLKSTVTKVTADVTSAVMGNPVTREFEVGRHIASGGPGLCWRIYNGTKKSTKQEVAVFVFDKKMIDKYQKFDKDQIIDSLKKGVQQLTRLRHPRLLTVQHPLEESRDCLAFCTEPVFASLSNVLGQWDNLPSPVPKDIKEYKLYDVETKYGLLQISEGLSFLHSGVKMVHGNLCPDNIILNKSGAWKIMGFDFSISSINPSDTELKYTCKEWEPNLPPLCLPNPEYLAPEYILSVSCDSTSDMYSLGVIMHAVFNEGKPVIQVNKHDIFKSFSRQLDQLSSMNPALLSKIPEEVREHVKMLLSVSPTVRPDADQMTKIPFFDDVGAVTLQYFDTLFQRDNLQKSQFYKGLPKVLPKLPKRVVVYRILPALTSEFVNPDMVPFVLPNVLLIAEECTKEEYVRLILPDLTPVFKQQEPLQASNMILLIFLQKMDLLLTKTPPDDIKNSVLPMVYRAVEASSVQIQELCLNIIPTFANLIDYPSMKNSLIPRIKSACLQTSSLAVRVNSLVCLGKILEYLDKWFVIDEILPFLQQIPSREPAVLMGVLGIYKCTFTHKKLGIPKEHLATKSLPHLVSLSIDNNLNLNQFNSFMMVIRDMLNRMEAEHKTKLEQLHIMQEQQRSLNITNPGNSTEEIKSPPNSGNQIDDIFGSASVNGKENGSAATPSQPNRVSLTLEEKQRLAKEQEQAAKLRSQQPLAPQAIKPSSSSNSQTKDLTSSLLNSMTSLNSLSMASSARPPPVQGTTVSAFPSSGPMVGPVSNGFNPSMGFQSGGIGMGMRPSGPGLYGGMASTTSTPNFGTLTQNQGPSGLTNRPANMSALDNLFTPNKPKVSLNQIGPQTAPGGGSPWASQFGSAQNTQTPMAVGMGGMPSGFGMQANPFFSPQNFSQPGSAPSMNPGGVKPSASANNDLQDLFG; this comes from the exons ATGGAGTCGATGTTGAACAAGCTGAAAAGCACCGTCACTAAAGTGACAGCAGATGTCACCAGTGCCGTTATGGGCAACCCGGTGACGCGAGAATTTGAGGTTGGCCGACATATCGCGAGCGGAGGTCCTGGCCTTTGCTGGAGGATCTATAATGGCACCAAGAAGTCTACCAAACAG GAGGtagcagtgtttgtgtttgataaGAAGATGATCGACAAGTATCAGAAGTTTGACAAGGACCAAATCATCGATTCCCTGAAGAAAGGAGTGCAGCAGCTGACCAGACTGCGTCACCCGCGCCTCCTGACCGTGCAGCATCCTCTGGAAGAGTCACG GGACTGCTTGGCATTCTGCACAGAGCCAGTGTTCGCCAGTCTGTCCAACGTGCTGGGCCAGTGGGACAACCTGCCCAGCCCCGTGCCCAAAGACATCAAAGAATACAAACTCTATGATGTGGAGACCAAATATGGCTTACTACAG ATCTCGGAGGGTTTGTCGTTTCTTCACAGTGGGGTTAAGATGGTCCATGGCAACTTGTGTCCAGATAATATCATCCTCAATAAGAGCGGAGCCTGGAAGATCATGGGCTTTGACTTCAGCATATCCTCAATTAACCCTTCGGACACTGAG CTGAAGTACACATGTAAAGAGTGGGAGCCCAACCTTCCACCTCTCTGCCTCCCCAACCCGGAGTACTTGGCCCCTGAATACATCCTGTCCGTCAGCTGTGACTCGACCTCCGACATGTACTCTCTCGGAGTCATAATGCACGCCGTTTTCAACGAAGGCAAGCCTGTAATCCAAGTCAACAAGCACGATATTTTTAAGAGTTTCAGCAGGCAGCTGGATCAG CTGAGCAGCATGAATCCAGCACTGCTGAGTAAGATCCCAGAGGAAGTGCGAGAGCACGTCAAGATGTTACTCAGCGTCTCGCCGACAGTCCGACCGGATGCAGACCAGATGACTAAG ATTCCATTTTTCGATGATGTTGGAGCAGTAACGTTGCAGTACTTTGACACACTCTTTCAACGGGACAACCTGCAGAAATCTCAGTTCTACAAAGGTTTACCAAAAGTGCTGCCAAAGCTACCAAAG AGAGTTGTGGTGTACCGCATATTGCCGGCATTGACCTCAGAGTTTGTCAACCCAGACATGGTTCCGTTTGTGCTGCCAAATGTGCTGCTTATTGCCGAAGAGTGCACCAAGGAGGAGTACGTTCGCCTCATCCTGCCTGACCTCACGCCTGTTTTCAAACAGCAGGAGCCTCTCCAG GCTAGTAATATG ATCCTGCTAATCTTCCTGCAAAAGATGGACCTTCTGCTGACGAAGACACCGCCAGATGACATTAAGAACAGCGTGCTTCCCATGGTCTACAGGGCTGTGGAGGCTTCCTCAGTTCAGATCCAG GAGCTGTGCCTGAACATCATCCCAACGTTTGCCAACCTGATTGACTATCCGTCCATGAAGAATTCTCTCATCCCGCGCATCAAATCAGCCTGCCTCCAGACGTCCTCTCTCGCT GTGCGAGTGAACTCTCTGGTGTGTCTGGGGAAGATTCTGGAATATCTAGATAAATGGTTTGTCATCGATGAAATCCTTCCCTTCCTTCAGCAGATCCCCTCCAGAGAGCCAGCTGTCCTTATGGGCGTTTTgg GAATCTATAAATGCACCTTTACCCACAAGAAGCTTGGCATCCCCAAAGAGCATCTCGCCACAAAGAGTTTGCCCCACCTCGTCTCTCTTAGTATCGACAATAACCTCAACCTAAATCAG TTTAATTCTTTTATGATGGTAATCCGGGACATGCTGAACCGCATGGAAGCTGAACACAAAACCAAACTGGAGCAGCTGCATATCATGCAAGAGCAGCAGAG GAGTCTAAACATCACAAATCCAGGGAATTCcacagaagaaattaaaagcCCACCAAACTCTGGAAACCAG ATTGACGACATATTTGGCAGCGCAAGTGTTAATGGGAAAGAAAATGGATCTGCTGCAACACCGTCGCAGCCTAACAgg GTTTCTCTGACTCTGGAGGAGAAACAAAGGTTAGCCAAGGAACAGGAACAGGCAGCTAAACTGAGGAGCCAGCAGCCGTTGGCACCTCAGGCCATCAAACCTTCGTCCTCCAGCAACTCACAG ACTAAAGATCTGACCAGCAGCCTGCTCAACAGCATGACGTCTCTAAACAGCCTGTCCATGGCGAGCTCAGCGCGGCCACCCCCAGTACAAGGCACTACCGTGTCTGCTTTCCCCTCTTCCGGTCCGATGGTGGGGCCGGTCTCTAACGGTTTCAACCCCAGCATGGGTTTCCAATCTGGGGGCATTGGGATGGGCATGCGGCCCTCGGGCCCCGGCCTCTATGGAGGAATGGCCTCCACCACCAGCACCCCCAATTTCGGGACTCTGACGCAGAATCAAGGACCGTCTGGGCTGACGAACAGACCGGCCAACATGTCGGCCTTGGACAACCTGTTTACACCCAACAAACCCAAAGTCTCTCTCAACCAAATAGGTCCCCAGACCGCACCTGGAGGCGGTTCCCCCTGGGCAAGTCAGTTCGGGTCGGCCCAGAACACTCAGACTCCGATGGCGGTAGGGATGGGAGGGATGCCCAGCGGGTTTGGGATGCAGGCAAACCCTTTTTTCAGCCCACAGAACTTTTCTCAGCCGGGTTCTGCCCCAAGCATGAACCCAGGCGGAGTGAAACCGAGCGCGTCTGCGAACAATGACCTGCAGGACTTATTCGgctga